In a genomic window of Mycolicibacillus parakoreensis:
- a CDS encoding wax ester/triacylglycerol synthase domain-containing protein, with product MLARIHARPLDLTKPPWELYLIDMLDGVDHLPPGAFAIFLRVHHAAIDGVAGAEILTAIHSHEPDEDPPPAPEGYEWKPDAIPSDLGLLSRAALHGAARPVDVLRQVRKMAPQLSALVTDTRDPAVTSPASLPKATRFNQVVSPHRVFGTAYTTLDVLKEIRAALPDATINDIGVAVVGGALRRYLLDKGELPDEAMVAMMPISVRPTATRASGTVSAESRAATSGNEYSIAPITMATDEADPLDRLARIMTSTAHVKDSGAHPVRSLMAMSEEAFGGLMGTVQRAAVRALSRRGRTVAAHTLVSNVPGPVSPMFFCGAQMVDTTGLGPVLDGMGLNNGIGSYGNRVTFCFTADRKAIPDPEVYEQCLRGAVEELLDAARVRCAADRGGDKKSPSRGAPS from the coding sequence TTGCTCGCGCGCATCCACGCTCGGCCTCTGGACCTCACCAAGCCGCCCTGGGAGCTGTACCTCATCGACATGCTCGACGGGGTCGACCATCTGCCACCGGGCGCCTTCGCCATCTTCCTGCGCGTGCACCACGCCGCCATCGACGGCGTCGCCGGCGCGGAGATCCTCACCGCGATCCACAGCCACGAACCAGACGAGGACCCACCCCCGGCGCCGGAGGGCTACGAGTGGAAACCCGACGCTATCCCGTCGGACCTCGGCCTCCTGAGCCGAGCTGCGCTGCACGGTGCGGCCCGGCCGGTCGACGTATTGCGGCAGGTCCGCAAGATGGCGCCCCAACTGTCGGCGCTCGTGACCGACACCCGCGACCCGGCAGTGACATCGCCGGCGTCGCTGCCCAAGGCGACCCGGTTCAACCAGGTCGTGTCGCCCCACCGCGTATTCGGTACCGCCTACACGACGCTGGACGTCCTCAAGGAGATCCGCGCGGCGCTACCGGACGCAACGATCAACGACATCGGTGTCGCCGTCGTCGGTGGGGCCCTGCGCCGCTACCTCCTCGACAAGGGCGAGTTGCCCGACGAGGCCATGGTGGCGATGATGCCGATCTCGGTGCGGCCGACGGCCACCCGCGCCAGCGGCACAGTCAGTGCGGAGTCCCGCGCCGCGACCAGTGGCAATGAGTATTCGATCGCTCCCATCACGATGGCGACCGACGAAGCCGACCCGCTCGATCGGCTCGCGCGCATCATGACGTCGACCGCGCACGTCAAGGATTCCGGCGCTCACCCCGTTCGCTCGCTCATGGCGATGTCGGAGGAGGCGTTCGGCGGGCTGATGGGCACTGTGCAACGGGCGGCCGTGCGCGCCCTGAGTCGGCGTGGGCGCACCGTCGCCGCCCACACGCTGGTGAGCAACGTCCCCGGACCTGTGAGCCCGATGTTCTTCTGCGGTGCACAGATGGTCGACACCACCGGCCTTGGTCCGGTGCTCGACGGCATGGGCCTCAACAACGGCATCGGCAGCTACGGCAACCGCGTGACGTTCTGCTTCACCGCTGACCGCAAGGCGATCCCCGACCCCGAAGTCTACGAGCAGTGTCTGCGCGGCGCCGTTGAGGAGTTGCTCGACGCCGCCCGCGTGCGCTGCGCGGCGGACCGCGGCGGCGACAAGAAATCCCCCTCCCGCGGCGCGCCGTCATGA
- a CDS encoding alpha/beta hydrolase codes for MPLTTTLTGFYSHGIRCAAWLTLPRGPGPHPVIVLAHGFGANHTMSIAQYEQHFAGAGIATLAFDYRHTGDSGGLPRQRLSLRRHREDICAAVDFARGLPQLDATRIALWGTSLGAMHILKVAAKRDDLAAVVVQCPIVDGLGSVRRLGAGLALRLGPPILADAVRRLAGATPHYVPIVGPPGSLAAVTVAGALDGWNGVVSAGGSFDNRVGASDVLGIVVASGLRSAGDIGAPLLVCVSQRETLIDPRYAVAVARRAPLGVARHYDSDHFAVYHEPLLDTMLADQTDFLRRNLDVANT; via the coding sequence ATGCCGCTCACAACGACGTTGACGGGGTTCTACTCTCACGGCATTCGCTGTGCCGCGTGGTTGACGCTGCCCCGAGGGCCCGGACCGCATCCGGTGATCGTGCTCGCGCACGGGTTCGGGGCCAATCACACGATGTCGATCGCCCAGTACGAGCAGCACTTCGCCGGCGCAGGCATCGCCACGCTGGCGTTCGACTACCGCCACACCGGGGACTCCGGCGGTCTGCCGCGCCAGCGCCTGAGCCTACGTCGACACCGCGAGGACATCTGCGCGGCAGTCGACTTCGCGCGCGGCCTTCCGCAACTGGATGCCACGCGAATTGCCCTGTGGGGCACCAGCCTCGGGGCGATGCACATCTTGAAGGTCGCCGCCAAGCGCGATGACCTCGCCGCCGTGGTGGTGCAGTGCCCCATCGTCGACGGTCTTGGTTCTGTGCGCCGACTCGGGGCCGGCTTAGCTCTGCGGCTCGGGCCGCCAATCCTCGCCGACGCCGTGCGGCGACTGGCCGGTGCCACACCGCACTATGTGCCGATTGTCGGCCCGCCGGGCAGCCTGGCGGCCGTGACCGTCGCGGGCGCACTCGACGGCTGGAACGGGGTCGTCTCGGCGGGCGGGTCGTTCGACAACCGGGTCGGGGCATCCGACGTTCTCGGGATCGTCGTCGCCAGCGGGCTGCGGTCTGCCGGCGACATCGGGGCGCCCTTGCTGGTCTGCGTGTCACAGCGTGAGACGTTGATCGACCCGCGGTATGCGGTCGCCGTGGCACGGCGCGCCCCACTCGGAGTAGCCCGCCACTACGACAGTGACCATTTCGCCGTCTACCACGAACCGCTGCTTGACACGATGCTGGCCGACCAGACCGACTTCTTGCGAAGGAACCTCGATGTCGCGAACACGTGA
- a CDS encoding aldo/keto reductase — MPTLGFGVYQTPPEQTVDAVGVALRTGYRHVDTAAAYGNEREVGEAIRRFGLPREEVFIETKVWITDYGYDATLHAYDKAVGKLGVDYLDLLILHQPLTSEFHLTVDAYRALQTLYADGKVRAIGVSNFMPPDLDRLLDATDVVPAVNQIEVHPYFRQSELLTLDTEHRILNQCWSPIGGITFYGGGSNRSTLQEPVIADIAAEHAKSPAQVMLRWHLQQGRQVIPKSVTPARIEENFDVFDFTLTEQQLTAIDALDTGVRGGPEPAEITREMFAIDIPEA, encoded by the coding sequence ATGCCGACCCTCGGGTTCGGCGTCTACCAGACCCCGCCGGAGCAGACCGTCGATGCGGTCGGAGTTGCGCTGCGGACCGGGTACCGCCACGTCGACACCGCGGCGGCGTACGGCAACGAACGCGAGGTCGGCGAGGCGATCCGCCGCTTCGGGCTGCCGCGCGAGGAGGTCTTCATCGAAACCAAGGTCTGGATCACCGACTACGGCTACGACGCCACATTGCACGCCTACGACAAGGCCGTCGGCAAGCTCGGCGTCGACTACCTCGACCTTCTGATCCTGCACCAGCCGCTGACCAGCGAGTTCCACCTGACCGTCGACGCCTACCGCGCGCTGCAGACGCTTTACGCCGACGGCAAGGTGCGCGCCATCGGGGTGTCGAACTTCATGCCGCCGGATCTCGACCGGCTGCTGGACGCCACCGACGTCGTCCCGGCGGTCAATCAGATCGAGGTGCATCCCTATTTCCGGCAGTCGGAATTGCTCACACTCGACACCGAGCACCGCATCCTCAACCAGTGCTGGTCACCGATCGGCGGCATCACCTTCTACGGTGGCGGCTCGAACCGCTCCACCTTGCAGGAGCCGGTGATCGCCGACATCGCCGCCGAGCACGCCAAGTCCCCGGCACAGGTGATGCTGCGCTGGCACCTGCAGCAGGGCCGCCAGGTGATACCCAAGTCGGTGACGCCGGCGCGAATCGAAGAGAACTTCGACGTCTTCGACTTCACGCTCACCGAGCAGCAACTGACCGCCATCGATGCGCTCGACACCGGTGTGCGCGGCGGCCCCGAGCCCGCTGAGATCACCCGCGAAATGTTCGCGATCGATATCCCCGAAGCCTGA
- a CDS encoding TetR/AcrR family transcriptional regulator produces MRARFTLAEIQTAALRIVDVDGLTGLSMRSLAAALGTGPMTLYNYLHNRDELEALVAEAVIAEVEVPSASDDWVDDVRAIATAIWQAVRNHPNAIPLVLTRRTKSTSSYAVAEHLIETLSRGGLADTALLTAFRAVLSLVMGSAQVELAGPLAGADRVEGPREVAGRIGALAGDEYHRMAALSKVSQRSSGADDFAGALELLLAGIRTTGP; encoded by the coding sequence ATGCGCGCGAGGTTCACCCTGGCCGAGATCCAGACGGCCGCCCTGCGGATCGTCGACGTCGACGGGCTGACGGGCTTGAGCATGCGATCGCTTGCCGCGGCGCTGGGCACCGGACCGATGACGCTCTACAACTACCTGCACAACCGAGATGAACTCGAAGCCCTGGTCGCCGAGGCGGTCATCGCCGAGGTCGAGGTCCCGTCGGCGAGCGACGACTGGGTCGATGACGTCCGGGCGATCGCGACGGCCATCTGGCAGGCCGTCCGTAATCACCCCAACGCGATCCCGCTGGTACTCACGCGCCGGACCAAGTCGACGTCGAGCTACGCTGTCGCCGAACATCTCATCGAAACACTGAGCCGCGGCGGCCTGGCCGACACCGCTCTTCTCACCGCCTTCCGGGCGGTGCTCAGCCTGGTGATGGGCAGCGCACAGGTCGAACTGGCCGGGCCCCTGGCAGGCGCGGACCGCGTCGAGGGCCCGCGCGAGGTGGCCGGACGCATCGGCGCGTTGGCCGGCGACGAATACCACCGGATGGCCGCGTTGAGCAAGGTCAGTCAGCGCTCGAGCGGGGCGGACGATTTCGCCGGCGCCTTAGAACTGCTCCTGGCCGGAATTCGAACCACCGGGCCGTGA
- a CDS encoding serine hydrolase domain-containing protein produces MNGEVDRAPAGVGIDNWRSAQFARWAFQHVEELLATAVIARGSGPVVQLPAVGSGIGEIPAIETGGEVITVDAVMAGSATDGWAVAHRGVIVAEEYLGGMGPQTRHLLFSVSKSLVGIVVGALYETGALDVNAPVTAFVPALTDCGYAGATIRDLMDMRSGIAFSEEHRDPAAETHLMDQAIGWAPRRNDNVPTTLHDFLLTLRQKSPHGGPFEYRSCETNVLGWVCEAATGRAMPELLSELVWSRLGAAGEATILVDWVGTGIVDGGISACLTDMIRFGSLFLRDGVALTGEQVVPAAWLADTFAGGADSRQAFAASPDDTGMIGGMYRNQMWFPYPGDNIALCLGMCGQMVYINRAVEMVGVKVSSQSQAHEPHTTEALRAFDAIAEELAGGATR; encoded by the coding sequence GTGAACGGCGAGGTCGATCGGGCCCCGGCCGGGGTCGGTATCGACAACTGGCGCTCAGCGCAGTTCGCACGGTGGGCGTTCCAACACGTCGAGGAGCTGCTGGCGACCGCGGTCATCGCACGCGGGTCGGGACCCGTGGTTCAGTTGCCGGCGGTTGGTTCCGGGATCGGCGAGATCCCGGCGATCGAAACCGGCGGTGAAGTCATCACTGTGGACGCGGTCATGGCCGGCAGCGCCACCGACGGCTGGGCCGTTGCGCACCGCGGAGTCATCGTCGCCGAGGAATACCTCGGGGGAATGGGCCCGCAGACCCGGCACCTTCTGTTCTCGGTGAGCAAGTCGCTGGTGGGGATCGTCGTCGGCGCGCTGTACGAGACCGGAGCGCTGGATGTCAACGCACCGGTGACGGCATTCGTTCCGGCCCTGACGGACTGCGGGTACGCCGGTGCGACGATCCGGGACCTGATGGACATGCGATCGGGGATCGCGTTCTCCGAGGAACACCGCGACCCGGCCGCCGAGACCCACCTCATGGACCAGGCCATCGGATGGGCGCCCCGCCGTAACGACAACGTGCCGACGACGCTGCACGACTTCCTGTTGACCCTGCGGCAGAAGTCACCGCACGGCGGCCCGTTCGAATACCGGTCGTGTGAAACCAACGTGCTGGGCTGGGTCTGCGAGGCCGCCACCGGTCGGGCAATGCCTGAGCTGCTCTCGGAGCTGGTGTGGAGCCGCCTGGGCGCGGCGGGGGAGGCCACCATCCTCGTCGACTGGGTCGGCACCGGGATCGTCGATGGCGGCATCAGTGCCTGTCTGACCGACATGATCCGGTTCGGGTCGCTGTTCCTGCGCGACGGTGTTGCGTTGACCGGTGAGCAGGTGGTGCCCGCGGCATGGCTGGCCGACACCTTCGCCGGCGGAGCCGATTCGCGCCAGGCGTTCGCCGCGAGTCCCGACGACACCGGCATGATCGGTGGGATGTACCGCAATCAGATGTGGTTTCCCTATCCGGGCGACAACATCGCACTGTGTCTGGGGATGTGCGGCCAGATGGTCTACATCAACCGTGCCGTCGAGATGGTGGGTGTCAAGGTGTCCAGCCAGTCGCAAGCCCACGAGCCGCACACGACGGAGGCGCTGCGGGCGTTCGATGCGATCGCTGAGGAGTTGGCCGGCGGCGCTACCCGCTGA
- a CDS encoding alpha/beta hydrolase, whose translation MTTNHDQAAKRWLGLAIAATPLAAGLAGAREIVRADTARRRGVTTRDGVPVPEPSIGLGVAAAVDALLTTPMPLLSSLGSPEHYATASAELDAAVRYYGEAGWLEAPQLRHRRPDAPREVQIETVSPGMEVARFDSGWQPEAGEPGRERWLTFLANERVPVRLLRHPGAPRPWLVAVHGQGMGRPSDVTMMHVHRLHDELGINVALPVLPLHGPRSCGFSPSQQFASNVFATNNVLGLTQSVWDVRRLLRWLREDQQAPAVGLLGVSLGSYVGNLLSTLEGDLACLVAVVPTSDLAASMRRAVPVTRAKRRLHRQVHDYRSVLVHRVVSPLARPCLVPHQRRHIVAGQVDRIAPPSGAAQVWRHWDEPSIAWCPRGHVTAWHGAAYDDHIASLLTSSGLRHRSRGR comes from the coding sequence ATGACCACGAACCATGACCAGGCTGCCAAACGGTGGCTGGGCCTGGCCATCGCGGCCACCCCCTTGGCGGCCGGTTTGGCCGGGGCCCGCGAGATCGTGCGCGCGGATACGGCGCGGCGGCGCGGCGTCACCACGCGCGACGGCGTGCCGGTGCCGGAGCCGTCGATCGGGCTCGGGGTTGCCGCGGCCGTCGACGCGCTGTTGACCACTCCGATGCCGCTGCTGTCCTCACTCGGGTCACCGGAGCACTACGCGACGGCATCGGCCGAACTCGACGCCGCTGTCCGCTACTACGGTGAGGCCGGTTGGCTCGAAGCCCCACAGCTTCGGCACCGGCGCCCCGACGCGCCACGAGAGGTTCAGATCGAAACCGTCTCACCCGGGATGGAGGTCGCCCGGTTCGACAGCGGATGGCAGCCGGAGGCGGGCGAACCGGGCCGCGAGCGCTGGCTGACTTTCCTCGCCAACGAACGGGTGCCGGTCCGGTTGCTGCGCCACCCCGGGGCGCCGCGGCCGTGGCTCGTCGCCGTCCACGGCCAAGGGATGGGACGGCCGTCCGACGTCACGATGATGCACGTGCACCGTCTGCACGATGAGCTCGGCATCAACGTCGCGCTCCCCGTGCTCCCGCTGCACGGTCCACGCTCCTGCGGCTTCTCCCCTTCCCAGCAGTTCGCGTCCAACGTCTTCGCAACGAACAACGTGCTGGGGCTCACCCAGTCGGTGTGGGACGTCCGCCGACTGCTGCGATGGCTGCGCGAAGACCAGCAGGCGCCGGCGGTCGGCCTGCTCGGCGTGTCGCTGGGATCCTATGTCGGCAATCTGCTGTCGACGCTCGAGGGCGATTTGGCCTGTCTCGTCGCCGTCGTTCCGACGAGCGATTTGGCCGCGTCGATGCGCCGTGCGGTGCCGGTCACGCGGGCGAAGCGCCGGCTGCACCGCCAGGTGCACGACTATCGCTCGGTGCTCGTGCACCGGGTCGTCTCACCACTCGCCAGGCCGTGCCTGGTACCCCACCAGCGGCGCCACATCGTGGCGGGACAGGTCGACCGGATTGCGCCGCCGAGCGGCGCCGCCCAGGTCTGGCGCCACTGGGACGAGCCGTCGATCGCGTGGTGCCCGCGCGGCCACGTCACCGCGTGGCACGGGGCGGCCTACGATGACCACATCGCATCGCTCCTCACCTCGTCTGGGCTGCGACACCGATCCCGAGGACGCTGA
- a CDS encoding glucose 1-dehydrogenase — translation MNPTYDFSGRVAFVTGAGSGMGLATARAFAEAGAAVTLVDLNDDLLHYAEDELRDVGDRVLVARCDVADENQVAGAVTKTVEVFGSLDVAYNNAGIQVPMSDAADEPADVFDRVNATNLRGIWASMKHELAQMRAQGSGAIVNCSSLGGLVGLPGRASYHAAKHGVIGLTRSAALEYAPRGIRINAVCPGIIATPMVTRMFESGDLDSDQAVADQPIGRLGTAEEVAAAVLWLCSPGASFVVGTALPVDGGYTAR, via the coding sequence GTGAACCCCACCTACGATTTCTCCGGACGGGTCGCGTTCGTCACCGGCGCCGGCTCCGGTATGGGCCTGGCCACGGCGCGGGCCTTCGCCGAGGCCGGTGCGGCGGTGACGCTGGTCGACCTCAACGACGACCTGTTGCACTATGCCGAAGACGAGTTGCGCGACGTGGGGGACCGGGTGCTGGTCGCGCGGTGCGATGTCGCCGACGAGAACCAGGTCGCCGGTGCCGTGACCAAGACGGTGGAGGTCTTCGGCAGCCTCGATGTCGCCTACAACAACGCCGGTATTCAGGTCCCCATGAGTGATGCCGCCGACGAGCCGGCCGACGTGTTCGACCGCGTCAACGCGACCAACCTGCGCGGAATCTGGGCCAGCATGAAACACGAACTCGCCCAGATGCGCGCCCAAGGTTCGGGCGCCATCGTCAACTGCTCGTCGCTGGGAGGGCTGGTCGGGTTGCCCGGCCGAGCCTCCTACCATGCCGCCAAACACGGTGTCATCGGCCTGACGCGCAGCGCCGCGCTCGAATACGCTCCTCGCGGCATCCGGATCAACGCCGTCTGTCCGGGCATCATCGCCACGCCGATGGTCACCCGCATGTTCGAATCCGGAGACCTAGACAGCGATCAAGCAGTCGCCGACCAACCCATCGGACGTTTGGGCACCGCCGAGGAGGTCGCCGCCGCGGTGCTCTGGTTGTGCAGCCCCGGCGCGAGCTTCGTCGTCGGCACCGCGCTACCCGTCGACGGCGGCTACACCGCCCGTTGA
- a CDS encoding aldo/keto reductase has translation MHIRTLGQGLEVSAIGFGAMGMSQSYGPNPGDRDDMIGVLRYAVDVGVTLVDTAEVYGPYVNEELVGEALAPLRDQVVIATKFGWNIVDGKVSGTDSRPEQIRRVADASLRRLRTDVIDLFYQHRVDPNVPIEDVAGAVAELIEDGKVRHFGMSEAGAATLRRAHAVCPVTAVQSEYSLWTRDPEPEVLPTCAELGIGFVPFSPLGKGFLTGTVAATTEFSAGDIRNTIPRFTAENRSANDALVAEVRGLAHTRGSTPGQIALAWLLAQQPWIVPIPGTRRRERLDENTSATQVALSADEVATLDDLAARTGIKGDRYDAAHMAMVGL, from the coding sequence ATGCACATTCGCACTCTCGGACAAGGACTCGAGGTCTCGGCCATCGGGTTCGGCGCCATGGGCATGTCGCAGAGCTACGGTCCCAACCCCGGCGACCGCGACGACATGATCGGCGTCCTGCGTTATGCCGTAGACGTCGGGGTCACTCTCGTCGACACCGCCGAGGTCTACGGCCCCTACGTCAACGAGGAACTCGTCGGTGAAGCCCTCGCACCGCTGCGTGACCAGGTCGTCATCGCTACCAAGTTCGGCTGGAACATCGTCGACGGCAAAGTGTCGGGAACCGACTCCCGGCCCGAGCAGATCCGCCGGGTCGCCGACGCCTCCCTGCGGCGGCTGCGCACCGACGTCATCGACCTGTTCTATCAACATCGCGTCGACCCGAACGTTCCGATCGAAGATGTCGCCGGCGCCGTGGCGGAACTGATCGAGGACGGCAAGGTCCGACACTTCGGAATGTCCGAGGCCGGCGCCGCGACGTTGCGCAGAGCACACGCCGTCTGTCCGGTCACCGCGGTGCAGAGCGAATATTCGCTGTGGACCCGTGACCCCGAACCGGAAGTGCTGCCGACGTGCGCCGAACTCGGTATCGGATTCGTTCCGTTCAGCCCGCTGGGCAAGGGTTTCCTCACCGGTACCGTCGCCGCGACGACGGAATTCTCGGCCGGTGACATCCGCAACACCATCCCGCGGTTCACGGCGGAGAACCGCAGCGCCAACGACGCCCTCGTCGCTGAGGTTCGCGGTCTCGCCCACACCAGGGGATCGACACCCGGACAGATTGCGCTGGCCTGGCTGTTGGCCCAGCAACCGTGGATCGTCCCGATTCCCGGAACCCGCCGCCGCGAACGCCTTGACGAGAACACCAGCGCCACACAGGTGGCGTTGTCGGCCGACGAGGTCGCCACCCTCGACGATCTCGCCGCCCGGACCGGCATCAAAGGTGACCGTTACGACGCCGCGCATATGGCCATGGTCGGCCTGTGA
- a CDS encoding biotin carboxylase: MSTGESRTESGHRLDGLSAIRAFFHTNTVPLYFVSPTPYNLLGVDRWVRNFVFLNYFDSFEGVHPRVFVPRRRDRVDFDSMGDVCNHLLDDDETMEFIADRGPGGKACFVMLDELTYGYAKRAGLQVMHPSAELRHRLGSKIIMTQLADEAGVASVPNVIGRPGTYGQLQELAHNAGLGDDLVLEVAYGDAGSGTFFVRGERDWDSCAANLAEQPEIKIMKRIRNVEVCLEGAVTRHGTVIGPAMTSLVGYPELTSRRGGWCGNDIWRGVLSPEQTRHARNMVRRLGDMLNREGYRGYFEVDLLRDLDSEEIYLGEINPRLSGASPMTNLTTEAYADMPLFLFHLLEYMDVDYELDIDEINERWERGYSDDEVWGQMIISETSPELEIFTATPRTGIYRIDDEGRATFTRPAYDWTSLLDGTEAFYLRVAAPGDLRCEDAQLGVLVTRGRLQSDDYQLTDRARRWIAAMKAKFASTPLTPAAPAVTRLVARA, encoded by the coding sequence ATGAGCACCGGGGAGTCCCGGACCGAGTCGGGTCATCGCCTTGACGGTCTGTCGGCGATACGGGCGTTCTTTCACACCAACACCGTCCCGCTGTATTTCGTCTCGCCGACGCCGTACAACCTGCTCGGCGTCGACCGTTGGGTGCGGAACTTCGTTTTCCTGAACTACTTCGACTCTTTCGAGGGCGTTCATCCGCGGGTGTTCGTCCCGCGCCGCCGCGACCGCGTCGATTTCGACTCCATGGGCGATGTGTGCAACCACCTGCTGGACGACGACGAGACGATGGAGTTCATCGCCGACCGGGGCCCCGGCGGCAAGGCCTGCTTCGTGATGCTCGATGAGCTGACCTACGGCTACGCGAAACGCGCCGGTCTGCAAGTCATGCACCCGTCCGCGGAGTTGCGCCACCGCCTGGGGTCGAAGATCATCATGACCCAACTCGCCGACGAGGCGGGTGTGGCGAGCGTTCCGAACGTGATCGGGCGGCCCGGTACCTACGGCCAACTGCAGGAACTGGCGCACAATGCCGGCTTGGGCGACGATCTCGTCCTCGAAGTCGCCTACGGCGATGCCGGTTCCGGGACGTTCTTCGTGCGAGGCGAACGTGACTGGGACTCGTGTGCGGCCAATCTGGCTGAGCAGCCGGAGATCAAGATCATGAAACGCATCCGCAACGTCGAGGTCTGCCTGGAAGGGGCGGTCACCCGGCACGGCACGGTCATCGGACCCGCGATGACCAGCCTCGTGGGCTACCCGGAGCTGACGTCGCGCCGGGGCGGCTGGTGCGGCAACGACATCTGGCGTGGTGTGCTGTCACCCGAACAGACCCGCCACGCGCGGAACATGGTTCGCCGGCTCGGCGACATGCTGAACCGGGAGGGCTACCGCGGCTATTTCGAGGTGGACCTGCTGCGGGACCTGGACTCCGAGGAGATCTACCTGGGCGAGATCAATCCGCGGCTCAGCGGGGCCAGTCCGATGACGAACCTGACCACCGAGGCCTACGCCGACATGCCGCTGTTCCTGTTCCACCTCCTGGAGTACATGGACGTCGATTACGAACTCGACATCGACGAGATCAACGAACGTTGGGAGCGCGGGTACAGCGACGACGAGGTTTGGGGTCAAATGATCATCAGCGAAACCTCGCCGGAACTCGAGATTTTCACCGCGACGCCGCGTACCGGGATCTATCGCATCGATGACGAGGGGCGGGCGACGTTCACCCGGCCCGCTTACGACTGGACCTCGCTGCTCGACGGAACCGAGGCCTTCTACCTGCGGGTCGCCGCACCCGGGGACCTGCGCTGCGAAGATGCCCAGCTCGGGGTGCTGGTCACCCGTGGCCGGCTGCAGTCCGACGACTACCAGCTCACCGACCGGGCTCGGCGTTGGATCGCGGCCATGAAGGCGAAGTTCGCCTCGACACCGCTGACGCCGGCCGCCCCGGCCGTGACGCGACTAGTCGCACGGGCGTGA
- a CDS encoding IS256 family transposase translates to MLTVVHDAEDANGHEASGRSLLDEIVRDGARQMLAAALQAEVAAYVAQYADQLDDNGHRLVVRNGYHQPREVLTAAGAVQVKAPRVNDKRVDPDTGERKRFSSAILPAWARKSPQMSEVLPLLYLHGLSTSDFGPALEQFLGSGAGLSATTITRLTSQWQDEARAFAARDLSGTDYVYLWVDGIHLKVRLDQEKLCLLVMLGVRADGRKELVAITDGYRESTESWADLLRDCKRRGMTAPVLAVGDGALGFWNAVREVFPATKEQRCWFHKQANVLAALPKSAHPSALAAIKEIYNAEDIDKAQLAVKAFEVDFGAKYPKAVAKITDDLDTLLEFYHYPAEHWIHLRTTNPIESTFATVRLRTKVTKGPGSRAAGLAMAYKLIDAAAARWRAVNAPHLVALVRAGAVFHKGKLLERPTEITPTQPPTDGAEQPGTEVA, encoded by the coding sequence ATGCTCACCGTAGTTCACGACGCCGAGGACGCCAACGGCCACGAGGCCTCTGGGCGCTCGTTGTTGGACGAGATCGTCCGCGACGGTGCCCGGCAAATGCTGGCCGCGGCGTTGCAGGCCGAGGTCGCCGCGTATGTGGCCCAGTACGCCGATCAGCTCGACGACAACGGGCACCGGCTGGTGGTGCGCAACGGCTACCACCAGCCACGTGAGGTGTTGACCGCAGCCGGTGCGGTGCAGGTGAAAGCTCCACGAGTCAACGACAAACGCGTCGACCCCGACACTGGTGAGCGGAAACGGTTTTCCTCGGCGATCCTGCCGGCGTGGGCGCGCAAGTCACCGCAGATGAGCGAGGTGCTGCCGCTTTTGTATCTGCACGGGCTGTCGACCAGTGATTTCGGGCCGGCCCTGGAGCAGTTTCTGGGCTCGGGTGCCGGGTTGTCGGCCACCACGATCACCCGGCTGACCAGTCAGTGGCAAGATGAGGCCCGCGCGTTCGCCGCCCGGGACCTGTCGGGCACCGATTACGTCTACCTGTGGGTGGACGGCATCCACCTCAAGGTCCGCCTGGACCAGGAAAAGCTGTGCTTGCTGGTGATGCTGGGTGTGCGCGCTGACGGCCGCAAAGAACTGGTGGCGATCACCGACGGCTACCGCGAATCGACCGAGTCGTGGGCTGATCTGCTGCGCGACTGCAAGCGACGCGGCATGACCGCCCCGGTGCTCGCGGTCGGCGATGGCGCACTCGGGTTCTGGAACGCGGTGCGTGAGGTGTTCCCGGCCACCAAAGAGCAGCGGTGCTGGTTTCATAAGCAGGCTAATGTTCTTGCCGCGCTGCCGAAATCAGCGCACCCGTCGGCGTTGGCGGCGATCAAGGAGATCTACAACGCCGAGGATATCGACAAGGCCCAGCTCGCGGTCAAAGCCTTCGAGGTCGACTTCGGGGCCAAGTATCCTAAAGCGGTCGCCAAGATCACCGACGATCTGGACACCCTGCTGGAGTTCTACCACTACCCGGCCGAACATTGGATTCACCTACGCACCACGAATCCGATCGAAAGCACCTTCGCCACAGTGCGTTTGCGCACCAAGGTCACCAAAGGCCCGGGATCACGCGCGGCCGGACTGGCTATGGCCTACAAGCTCATCGACGCCGCCGCGGCCCGCTGGCGCGCCGTCAACGCCCCACACCTGGTCGCTTTGGTCCGCGCCGGCGCGGTCTTCCACAAGGGAAAGCTGCTCGAACGCCCCACCGAGATCACCCCAACACAGCCGCCCACCGACGGCGCCGAACAACCCGGAACGGAGGTCGCCTGA